The following proteins come from a genomic window of Motilibacter peucedani:
- the hrcA gene encoding heat-inducible transcriptional repressor HrcA, translating into MTEDRKLAVLRAIVEDYVRTQEPVGSKALVDRHNLGVSPATIRNDMATLEEEGYIAQPHTSAGRVPTDKGYRLFVDRLSSIKPLSPAERRAIQAFLDGSLDLDDVVARTVRLLAQLTRQVAVVQYPSLTRSSVRHVELVALGPARVMVVLITDTGRVEQRMVDTGATASETLLADLRSRLNTALAGVRLADAPGRVEQLADAFGADDRTVVTAVVSTLLETLVETREERVVMAGTANLARFGQDFPLTIQPVLEALEEQVVLMRLVGEATSTSSLTVRIGAENPEGLTSTSVVSLGYGSGDQALAGIGVLGPMRMDYASTMGAVRAVARYVSHILTES; encoded by the coding sequence GTGACCGAGGACCGCAAGCTCGCCGTCCTGCGCGCCATCGTGGAGGACTACGTCCGCACCCAGGAGCCGGTGGGCTCCAAGGCGCTGGTCGACCGCCACAACCTGGGCGTCTCGCCGGCGACGATCCGCAACGACATGGCGACGCTGGAGGAGGAGGGCTACATCGCCCAGCCCCACACCAGCGCCGGCCGGGTGCCGACCGACAAGGGCTACCGGCTGTTCGTCGACCGGCTCTCGAGCATCAAGCCGCTCTCGCCCGCCGAGCGCAGGGCGATCCAGGCGTTCCTCGACGGCTCGCTCGACCTCGACGACGTCGTGGCGCGTACGGTCCGGCTGCTCGCCCAGCTCACCCGCCAGGTCGCCGTGGTGCAGTACCCCTCGCTCACGCGCTCGTCGGTGCGCCACGTCGAGCTGGTCGCGCTCGGGCCGGCCCGCGTCATGGTCGTGCTGATCACCGACACCGGACGGGTCGAGCAGCGCATGGTCGACACCGGCGCCACCGCGTCCGAGACGCTGCTCGCCGACCTGCGCTCGAGGCTCAACACCGCCCTCGCCGGCGTGCGGCTTGCCGACGCGCCCGGCCGGGTCGAGCAGCTGGCCGACGCCTTCGGCGCGGACGACCGCACCGTCGTCACGGCCGTCGTGTCGACGCTGCTCGAGACGCTGGTCGAGACCCGCGAGGAGCGGGTCGTCATGGCCGGCACGGCCAACCTGGCGCGCTTCGGACAGGACTTCCCGCTCACCATCCAGCCGGTGCTCGAGGCGCTGGAGGAGCAGGTGGTGCTGATGCGCCTGGTCGGCGAGGCCACCAGCACCTCCTCGCTCACCGTGCGCATCGGCGCCGAGAACCCCGAGGGGCTGACCTCGACCTCGGTGGTGTCGTTGGGCTACGGCAGCGGCGACCAGGCGCTCGCGGGCATCGGCGTGCTCGGCCCCATGCGCATGGACTACGCCTCGACCATGGGCGCCGTGCGGGCCGTCGCGCGCTACGTCAGCCACATCCTCACCGAGTCATGA
- the dnaJ gene encoding molecular chaperone DnaJ codes for MASDHYAVLGVSRDASADEIKRAYRKMARELHPDVNPDPATQDRFKEVTHAYEVLSDPAKRERYDLGGDPNGAGGGFGQGFGFNDIMDAFFGAASGAGPGGRGPRPRQRRGQDALIGIELDLREAAFGATREIQVDTAVRCPTCDGAGTAPGTTTQTCQICHGRGETQHVTRSFLGQVMTSRPCVACQGYGTVIPSPCHECDGEGRIRTRRSLTIKIPAGVDTGTRIQLAGEGEIGQGGGPAGDLYVEVVEKPDDLFTRNGDDLHVTLTLPMTAAALGTKVSLDTLDGPEMIEIRPGTQPGQTIPLTGRGITHLRGGGRGDLLLHVDVATPTRLDAEQEELLRRLAELRGEERPEGAFRAGQSGFFSRLRDAFNGR; via the coding sequence GTGGCTTCTGACCACTACGCCGTCCTCGGTGTCTCGAGGGACGCGTCCGCGGACGAGATCAAGCGGGCCTACCGCAAGATGGCCCGCGAGCTCCACCCGGACGTCAACCCCGACCCGGCCACCCAGGACCGGTTCAAGGAGGTGACGCACGCCTACGAGGTGCTCTCCGACCCGGCCAAGCGCGAGCGCTACGACCTGGGCGGCGACCCCAACGGCGCCGGCGGGGGCTTCGGCCAGGGCTTCGGCTTCAACGACATCATGGACGCGTTCTTCGGCGCGGCCTCCGGCGCCGGCCCGGGCGGCCGCGGCCCCCGGCCGCGCCAGCGCCGCGGCCAGGACGCGCTCATCGGCATCGAGCTCGACCTGCGCGAGGCCGCGTTCGGCGCCACCCGCGAGATCCAGGTCGACACGGCCGTCCGCTGCCCCACCTGCGACGGCGCCGGCACCGCACCCGGCACCACGACCCAGACCTGCCAGATCTGCCACGGCCGCGGCGAGACCCAGCACGTGACCCGCAGCTTCCTCGGCCAGGTCATGACCTCGCGGCCGTGCGTCGCCTGCCAGGGCTACGGCACGGTCATCCCCTCGCCCTGCCACGAGTGCGACGGCGAGGGCCGCATACGCACCCGCCGCTCGCTCACCATCAAGATCCCCGCCGGCGTCGACACCGGCACCCGCATCCAGCTGGCCGGCGAGGGCGAGATCGGCCAGGGCGGCGGCCCGGCGGGCGACCTCTACGTCGAGGTCGTCGAGAAGCCCGACGACCTGTTCACCCGCAACGGCGACGACCTCCACGTCACGCTCACGCTGCCCATGACGGCCGCCGCGCTCGGCACCAAGGTCTCCCTCGACACGCTCGACGGGCCCGAGATGATCGAGATCCGCCCGGGCACGCAGCCGGGCCAGACGATCCCGCTCACTGGCCGAGGCATCACGCACCTGCGCGGCGGGGGGCGGGGCGACCTGCTGCTGCACGTCGACGTCGCGACGCCGACCCGCCTCGACGCCGAGCAGGAGGAGCTGCTGCGCCGCCTGGCCGAGCTGCGCGGCGAGGAGCGGCCCGAGGGCGCCTTCCGCGCCGGCCAGTCGGGCTTCTTCTCCCGGCTGCGCGACGCCTTCAACGGGCGGTGA
- a CDS encoding 16S rRNA (uracil(1498)-N(3))-methyltransferase gives MTAPVFVLAPLPAVVGGRVELAGSEGRHAARVRRVEPGEHVDLVDGRGRRASCTVESVAGDTVALAVGSLVEEPAPAPRVVVVQALPKGERGELAVELMSEVGVDVVVPWSAARCVAQWKGERGAKSLERWRSTAREAGKQSRRARFAEVADLATTRQVAALLSGAAVAAVLSEESAAPLSGLEPPASGDVVLVVGPEGGITPEELATFAAAGATAMRLGPSVLRTSTAGAAAAAVVLSRTPRWR, from the coding sequence GTGACCGCCCCGGTCTTCGTCCTCGCGCCGCTGCCGGCCGTCGTCGGCGGGCGCGTCGAGCTGGCCGGGTCCGAGGGCCGGCACGCCGCACGCGTACGCCGTGTCGAGCCGGGCGAGCACGTCGACCTCGTCGACGGGCGGGGGAGACGGGCCTCGTGCACCGTGGAGTCGGTCGCCGGTGACACCGTGGCACTGGCCGTCGGCTCGCTGGTCGAGGAGCCGGCGCCCGCGCCCCGGGTCGTCGTCGTCCAGGCGCTGCCCAAGGGCGAGCGCGGCGAGCTGGCGGTCGAGCTGATGAGCGAGGTCGGCGTCGACGTCGTCGTCCCGTGGTCGGCCGCGCGCTGCGTGGCGCAGTGGAAGGGCGAGCGCGGCGCGAAGTCGCTCGAGCGTTGGCGCTCGACGGCGCGCGAGGCGGGCAAGCAGTCACGGCGTGCCCGCTTCGCCGAGGTCGCCGACCTCGCGACCACCCGCCAGGTCGCGGCGCTGCTCTCCGGTGCTGCCGTCGCCGCCGTGCTCTCCGAGGAGTCCGCCGCTCCTCTCTCGGGACTCGAGCCGCCCGCGTCGGGCGACGTCGTCCTCGTCGTCGGCCCCGAGGGCGGCATCACGCCCGAGGAGCTGGCCACCTTCGCCGCAGCAGGCGCCACCGCGATGCGCCTCGGCCCGTCGGTGCTCCGCACCTCCACCGCCGGCGCCGCCGCAGCCGCCGTCGTCCTCAGCCGCACCCCCCGCTGGCGCTGA
- a CDS encoding PHP domain-containing protein, whose translation MGHGHHHGDHTHDHPHDHSHESSGLAGDIADLSIPDSALSPRDRSRRDLLRGAGVLGAGAAALTVFGSTGVAVAAETGHGKSKPVDDDEYTYLAGDHHIHTQFSSDALYKPEQQARRGAEYGLDWLVITDHGSVAHAKLGVENVNPHVKNARVETPRTLVFQGLEWNIPAAEHGTVFVAPGANEVAVLKEFENTFDGAVTGTTDGTPGGPVTPANEALAIKGIEWMTAQKKAGRVADAIMFANHPARKGIDSPHELRAWRDAAPGTFVGFEGAPGHQASQLSGGARGEYGFAPGSSSFPGYPIESYRTHGGFDWMTATVGGLWDSLLAEGKPWWITANSDSHQVFGDTLVRPTGQDDQAWFDAHGQYPDPVDSGTAQTNRADFFPGYYSRTHVGVTSFGYLPVMAGLRAGNVWVDHGQLIDGIAAKVRHRGPGAQTTATLGGVLTARRGDRVDLEVTIDLASRPNNNGDWPLLKRVDVIRGFLTGAATDKDTFHAPSAAVVESFDITQKAGRVTLSLRFKSVERSFYLRLRGTDARRTATGLLGAKVDPEGPAMDVPGVGSPWEDLWFYTNPIWVAVA comes from the coding sequence ATGGGCCACGGCCACCACCACGGGGACCACACGCACGACCACCCGCACGACCACTCGCACGAGTCTTCCGGCCTGGCCGGCGACATCGCCGACCTGAGCATCCCGGACTCGGCGCTCAGCCCGCGCGACCGCTCGCGCCGCGACCTGCTGCGCGGGGCCGGTGTCCTCGGTGCCGGTGCCGCCGCCCTGACGGTCTTCGGCTCGACCGGTGTCGCCGTCGCCGCCGAGACGGGCCACGGCAAGTCCAAGCCGGTCGACGACGACGAGTACACCTACCTCGCCGGTGACCACCACATCCACACCCAGTTCAGCTCGGACGCGCTCTACAAGCCGGAACAGCAGGCCCGCCGCGGCGCGGAGTACGGCCTCGACTGGCTGGTCATCACCGACCACGGCAGCGTCGCGCACGCCAAGCTCGGCGTCGAGAACGTCAACCCGCACGTCAAGAACGCGCGCGTCGAGACGCCCCGCACACTGGTCTTCCAAGGTCTGGAGTGGAACATCCCGGCCGCCGAGCACGGCACCGTGTTCGTCGCCCCCGGCGCGAACGAGGTCGCGGTCCTCAAGGAGTTCGAGAACACCTTCGACGGCGCGGTGACCGGCACGACCGACGGGACCCCCGGCGGCCCGGTGACGCCGGCCAACGAGGCCCTGGCCATCAAGGGCATCGAGTGGATGACCGCGCAGAAGAAGGCCGGCCGTGTCGCCGACGCGATCATGTTCGCGAACCACCCGGCGCGCAAGGGCATCGACTCGCCGCACGAGCTGCGCGCCTGGCGCGACGCTGCTCCCGGCACGTTCGTCGGCTTCGAGGGTGCTCCGGGCCACCAGGCCTCGCAGCTCTCCGGCGGCGCGCGCGGCGAGTACGGCTTCGCGCCCGGCTCGTCGAGCTTCCCGGGCTACCCGATCGAGTCCTACCGCACCCACGGCGGCTTCGACTGGATGACCGCGACCGTCGGAGGTCTCTGGGACTCGCTGCTGGCCGAGGGCAAGCCGTGGTGGATCACCGCGAACTCCGACAGCCACCAGGTCTTCGGCGACACCCTCGTGCGCCCGACCGGGCAGGACGACCAGGCGTGGTTCGACGCCCACGGCCAGTACCCCGACCCGGTCGACAGCGGCACCGCCCAGACCAACCGCGCCGACTTCTTCCCCGGCTACTACAGCCGCACCCACGTCGGCGTGACGAGCTTCGGCTACCTGCCCGTCATGGCCGGCCTGCGCGCCGGCAACGTCTGGGTCGACCACGGCCAGCTCATCGACGGCATCGCCGCAAAGGTCCGCCACCGCGGTCCGGGCGCGCAGACGACCGCCACGCTCGGCGGCGTGCTCACCGCCCGGCGGGGCGACCGGGTGGACCTCGAGGTGACCATCGACCTCGCCAGCCGCCCCAACAACAACGGCGACTGGCCGCTGCTCAAGCGCGTCGACGTCATCCGCGGATTCCTCACCGGCGCGGCGACCGACAAGGACACCTTCCACGCTCCGAGCGCGGCGGTGGTCGAGTCGTTCGACATCACGCAGAAGGCCGGCCGGGTCACGCTCTCGCTGCGCTTCAAGAGCGTCGAGCGCTCGTTCTACCTGCGCCTGCGCGGCACGGACGCACGGCGTACGGCGACCGGCCTGCTCGGCGCGAAGGTCGACCCCGAGGGTCCGGCCATGGACGTCCCCGGTGTCGGGTCGCCGTGGGAGGACCTCTGGTTCTACACGAACCCGATCTGGGTCGCGGTCGCCTGA